In the Ictalurus punctatus breed USDA103 chromosome 7, Coco_2.0, whole genome shotgun sequence genome, one interval contains:
- the stard3nl gene encoding STARD3 N-terminal-like protein, whose translation MASQCSSMDSRATARGVGSINSTPVSARIDSYEGVEKKCISDLRRTFCLFVTFDLLFITLLWIIELNVNGGIEEQLKKEILQYDYHNSFFDIFLLAVFRFAALILAYAVCRLRHWWAIAITTAITSGFLIAKVIISKLLSQGAFGYLLPITSFILVWLETWLLDFKVLPQEAIAENRYLTIQSVSDRAPLLLPGPLSDGQFYSPPESVADSEEDLDDKHDLEKPIV comes from the exons ATGGCCAGTCAGTGCAGCAGCATGGACTCGAGAGCCACAGCAAGGGGTGTGGGGTCCATCAACTCCACCCCTGTATCTGCCCGAATCGATTCCTATGAAGGTGTGGAAAAGAAGTGCATCTCTGACCTCCGAAGGACCTTCTGTCTGTTTGTGACCTTCGACCTTCTCTTCATCACTCTGCTCTGGATCATTGAGTTAAAT GTCAATGGAGGAATAGAGGAACAGCTGAAAAAGGAGATTTTACAATATGACTACCACAACtccttttttgacattttt TTATTGGCTGTGTTCCGATTTGCAGCCTTGATCCTGGCCTATGCAGTATGTAGACTGCGCCACTGGTGGGCCATTGCG ATAACAACGGCAATCACCAGTGGTTTCTTAATTGCAAAAGTTATTATATCAAAG CTGCTGTCTCAGGGGGCATTCGGTTACCTGCTACCCATCACCTCATTTATACTGGTGTGGCTAGAGACGTGGCTCCTAGACTTCAAAGTTCTGCCACAGGAAGCCATTGCCGAAAACA GGTATCTAACAATACAGAGTGTCTCAGACAGAGCTCCTCTCTTGCTGCCAGGCCCTCTCTCAGACGGACAGTTTTACTCACCACCGGAGTCTGTCGCAG ATTCTGAAGAAGATCTTGATGACAAGCATGACCTTGAGAAACCCATCGTCTAG